DNA from Synechococcus elongatus PCC 6301:
ATTCGCGGTGCGATCGCTCTCCGCCGAGACAAAAGCGCAAGTTCTGACGGCCAACGCTCTAACCGCAGATCAGGCTTTAGAAAAACTGCTCGGATTCTGCCTCGGCTTTCACACGGTTTCGGAACACGGCGAAGAAGTCAGCCAAGAACTGAACATGCTGTTTGTGCCTCGAAGCACAGAAGACGGCTGGTTGGTGGGCGACTACCTACGCGATCGTGCTTACGAAGAAGCGCGTCCCATTATCTCCGCTTTTCGCTTCAACCCTGACAGCCGCGAACTCCTGATGACTACGCGCTACACCCGCACAATTTCTGTCGATTCGATCACGCTGGTCAATCCTCGCCTGCGAGTGCGTCGCATTTTGAATTACGTCCGACCGGCCAGCGACGATCAACCCCTGGATACGCTTTCCCTAGTCGGCTTTGGGGTCGAGCAAAAAACAGATTGAGAGCTGGCTATTACAATTGCTGCGGTGGACTGAAGACCAGTTGCAATTGCAACGACCACTCGCGTCGCGATCGCCGTTGGAGTTGAATCTCGCGGATAAATTCCCGAAAGAAAAAGCGCCGCTCCACTTCCGAAAGATCCTGCCAGAACTGGGGAATAGCAACGGCTTGCACCAATTCCGGCAGATTGACGGGCGAGAGTTGGGCTTGGCGATCGCGAAGTTGCACCAGTTCCGTTTGAAGCTGAAGCCGTCGGATAGCAGCTGTCTCCGCGTCGAGGATGCCCCGCGCTTCTAAATCTGGCAGTTCAACGCTCAGAATCTGCTGCAGTTCCGCTTGGCGACTAGCGATCGCAGACTTAGCCGGATTTTGCTCTGGTTGACCCAGTGCTGAAACCGCGATCGGGAGTTCCTGGCAAATGGTTTGAATCACCGTTTGCAGGCACATATCGTAGGCGATCGCGCTGCAACGCGGGCTTTGTTGACAGGCAGCAGGCGATCGCAGATAAAGGTATTCACGGTCGCTGCGGTGGGGTTTGGTGCTGCCAACAATTAGATGCGCCTGACAGGTTTGGCATTGCACCAGTCCGGCCAAGCAACGGGGTGCACTGGCAGTTTTGGGGGGGAGGCGTCGATTGCGCCGCAAAATGCGATCGATCTGCGCGGCTTCTTCTCGCGATACCAAGGCGGGATGGGTGTCGGCCACGATCGCTCCACTGCCGTAGACCAAATCGCCGCGATAGGCCGGATGACTCAGCCAGCGGCGCACGGTCATGACTGCGATCGCCCGCTGATGTTTTTGCGAGACATAGCGGGCAGCCCCTCGCAGGGAGCCATAAATCAGGAAATGCGCGACCCCATCTCGCACCAGTGCAGCTGCAGCCCGATCGATCGCATAGCGATCTTTGCCGCGACGGTAGCCAAAGGGCGCAGGGCCGGGAGGTGGCAAGGCTTGCAATCGATTTCGGGCATGACCAGCTTTTAACCGATCGCGTTGCTGCGATCGCTGTACTTCGGCCCAAAGTGGCAGTAAATCCAGTCCAGCAGCGGAATCGAGGGGGAGAGGTTCGTCTAAACCTACGATTTGCACTTGCACGGACTGTTGCTGACAGTGCTTCAGAACGGGCAACAAGGCATCAAGGCGATCGCCCAGATCGTGGAGTTGCCGAAGCCAAAGGCGATCGCCCGGCTGCAATTCCGTCAATAGCTGCTGTAACTGAGGGCGATCGGGGGCGGGCAATCGGTCACAAAAAACCCGATCGGGGGACTCTGGCCAAGTCTCGAGGGCAACCAGCGTTTCCCAAGTCGGATT
Protein-coding regions in this window:
- a CDS encoding phycobiliprotein lyase, with the protein product MSLNAFHYFFDCCVGSWSTERTYHYLSRQEVERSYTEFAVRSLSAETKAQVLTANALTADQALEKLLGFCLGFHTVSEHGEEVSQELNMLFVPRSTEDGWLVGDYLRDRAYEEARPIISAFRFNPDSRELLMTTRYTRTISVDSITLVNPRLRVRRILNYVRPASDDQPLDTLSLVGFGVEQKTD
- a CDS encoding recombinase family protein, producing the protein MAIVAYYALNPTWETLVALETWPESPDRVFCDRLPAPDRPQLQQLLTELQPGDRLWLRQLHDLGDRLDALLPVLKHCQQQSVQVQIVGLDEPLPLDSAAGLDLLPLWAEVQRSQQRDRLKAGHARNRLQALPPPGPAPFGYRRGKDRYAIDRAAAALVRDGVAHFLIYGSLRGAARYVSQKHQRAIAVMTVRRWLSHPAYRGDLVYGSGAIVADTHPALVSREEAAQIDRILRRNRRLPPKTASAPRCLAGLVQCQTCQAHLIVGSTKPHRSDREYLYLRSPAACQQSPRCSAIAYDMCLQTVIQTICQELPIAVSALGQPEQNPAKSAIASRQAELQQILSVELPDLEARGILDAETAAIRRLQLQTELVQLRDRQAQLSPVNLPELVQAVAIPQFWQDLSEVERRFFFREFIREIQLQRRSRREWSLQLQLVFSPPQQL